In Stomoxys calcitrans chromosome 2, idStoCalc2.1, whole genome shotgun sequence, the following proteins share a genomic window:
- the LOC131995111 gene encoding uncharacterized protein LOC131995111: MEKSKALYVPKCRICQERHTLRHCLRFQQMDITTRRQEVKNKRFCYRCLCSSHTREWCGSRMACLVCNKNHHTMLHLHDRQNKHKHSTDYRSQRETNNRVHRNYQKKKSNSQNSPPRYTTTAPRQHSDSKCKETSRPLVRERLDLRSRKHVFLPTALARVLTNSGPEKARLMLNSAGLQTVILRSMVNRLNLRTTKKNGEVFCTVSLQSYQDSAAKIQISGIVKTNCNITLPESTSEKRLQSVYDHLTDLADPHFFKPTNIEIFIGNDQLSKILLAGLIQTSSSMPIAQSSIFGWIISGACLY, translated from the coding sequence CAAAGCACTCTATGTTCCAAAATGCCGTATCTGTCAAGAAAGACATACACTGAGACACTGTTTGCGATTCCAACAAATGGATATCACTACACGccgtcaagaagtaaaaaataaGAGATTTTGCTACCGATGCCTATGCTCGTCTCATACCCGAGAGTGGTGTGGGTCCAGGATGGCTTGCCTTGTCTGCAACAAAAATCACCATACCATGCTACACTTACATGATCGGcaaaataaacacaaacacTCTACTGATTATAGATCGCAACGGGAGACCAATAACAGAGTTCATAGAAACTACCAAAAAAAGAAGTCAAACTCCCAAAATTCTCCTCCAAGGTACACAACTACCGCCCCTCGCCAACATTCTGATAGCAAGTGCAAAGAAACTTCTAGACCACTTGTACGTGAAAGGTTGGATCTAAGGTCTAGGAAACACGTTTTTCTTCCCACTGCATTGGCTCGAGTATTAACGAATAGTGGTCCTGAGAAAGCGAGGCTTATGTTGAACTCTGCTGGCTTACAGACGGTCATTCTTAGGTCTATGGTAAATCGATTGAATCTCCGCACTACCAAGAAGAATGGTGAAGTGTTTTGCACGGTCAGTTTGCAGTCCTATCAGGACTCAGctgcaaaaattcaaatatcGGGAATCGTCAAAACCAATTGCAACATTACACTGCCTGAATCGACGTCTGAAAAACGGTTACAATCTGTTTATGATCACCTTACAGACTTGGCTGATCCTCATTTCTTTAAGCCAACGAACATAGAAATTTTTATTGGGAACGATCAATTGTCAAAAATTCTGCTTGCCGGTTTAATTCAGACATCGTCATCGATGCCAATTGCACAAAGTTCAATATTTGGATGGATCATCTCTGGGGCGTGTCTCTACTGA